The nucleotide window GGGTGCAAGCAGAAGCTATAGACTACCTATCCATACTTAGCTACATTATCCTGCAGAGGTATAGtaataaaaaacaaacaataataaaacatgttttacatTAAAAACAAATGTTTAAACAAGGTCAGTGTGATAATCTTTATTCCCTGATGAGTTAGACAAAATCCACAGTGATTACGTGTTATAAACCCTTCCCTAATATCTGAGGATAAGATCAATTAACGAATTAGTTCGTAACAACCCCGCCTAAGCTAATTCAGCCAATTTTAGCCAATGACATAGGGCCCCAAAAGGGTATAAAACTCCCTGCCAGGACACCCTAGCATAGGCAAAAGGTTCACAGCCAGATCAGATCTCATcttgcctttctcttgcattcatTGGACATCCACTGAGTAAAGATGCAGAACGGCACAGAAGGAAGCAACTTCTACATTCCCATGTCCAACCGGACTGGGCTTGTAAGGAGTCCTTTTCTATACCAACAGTACTACTTGGCGCCTCCATGGCAATACTATGGTCTTGCTGTCTACATGTTCTTCCTGATCTGCTTTGGATTCCCCATCAACGGTCTGACCTTGTATGTCACAGCCACAAACAAGAAGCTTCGGCAACCCCTTAACTTCATCCTGGTCAACTTGGCTGCAGCTGGAATGATAATGGTCCTCTTTGGattcaccatcaccatcacatcTGCTGTCAATGGTTACTTCATCTGGGGACCATTGGGCTGTGCTATTGAGGGCTTCATGGCTACACTTGGAGGtgagaaataaaaaaaatacagaaccTATAGAAACCACTTTAGATTAAACGGATGTAAATTAATGATAAGCTGTATCCAAAGCAATTGTTAATCAATTTGGAACTAAAAGGACTGCACTAAAAGTTATTTAAATCCATTTAGAACTGAAGTAACTGACTTTGGATTGTGGTTTCATTCTCCAGGTGAGGTTGCCCTGTGGTCTCTGGTAGTGCTGGCTGTCGAGAGATACATTGTGGTCTGCAAGCCCATGGGCAGCTTCACGTTCACCTCCACCCACGCTGGTGCTGGTGTTGCATTCACCTGGATAGCTGCTATGGCTTGTGCTGCTCCCCCACTGGTTGGCTGGTCCAGGTAAGCTGTAACCAGTGTAGAAAATGTAAAGTAACATCAAATGTTATTCACATGCTATTCAAGTCATGCTCCATCCACCACCAATcctactcactcacacacaatgATACTTTTGTGCATTTCTATTTTTCTTAGGTACATCCCAGAGGGCATGCAGTGCTCATGTGGACCTGACTACTACACCTTAGCCGAAGGCTTCAACAATGAATCATATGTGATCTACATGTTCAGCTGCCACTTCATCATCCCAGTCTGTTTGATCGCCTTCACTTATGGAAGTCTTGTCCTCACAGTCAAGGCGGTAAGTGACTTATTACACAAACCACATTTATCTAGCAGTTCCACATAGTGTGCATAGTACAAAATGATAGTTCTCCACTCTGATGTCTTGATTATCTTCATTTTCAGGCTGCAGCTTCCCAGCAGGACTCAGCATCTACCCAGAAAGCTGAGAAGGAAGTGACACGTATGTGCATCCTGATGGTTTGTGGTTTTATGATCGCCTGGACCCCCTATGC belongs to Salvelinus namaycush isolate Seneca chromosome 20, SaNama_1.0, whole genome shotgun sequence and includes:
- the LOC120065320 gene encoding green-sensitive opsin-2-like — protein: MQNGTEGSNFYIPMSNRTGLVRSPFLYQQYYLAPPWQYYGLAVYMFFLICFGFPINGLTLYVTATNKKLRQPLNFILVNLAAAGMIMVLFGFTITITSAVNGYFIWGPLGCAIEGFMATLGGEVALWSLVVLAVERYIVVCKPMGSFTFTSTHAGAGVAFTWIAAMACAAPPLVGWSRYIPEGMQCSCGPDYYTLAEGFNNESYVIYMFSCHFIIPVCLIAFTYGSLVLTVKAAAASQQDSASTQKAEKEVTRMCILMVCGFMIAWTPYATLAAYIFFNKGIAFSAQSMAIPAFFSKSSALFNPIIYVLMNKQFRGCMLAAVGMKAEEDETSVSTSKTEVSSVGPA